A region from the Linepithema humile isolate Giens D197 chromosome 1, Lhum_UNIL_v1.0, whole genome shotgun sequence genome encodes:
- the mute gene encoding uncharacterized protein mute isoform X2 — MEKSTSKSTQNETDTLTTPMYSSLSRIHIESEESKYIVKKSICNLSFSINFDFNDVNSENSTDSENADLQIDISEVDNYDLSSKHKREAIDEASVLNEMEEEIERQLDAKAAKTNLTATNVKNILKHVIPYEHLMTMIQKWLQDTVNDNFGPKLTRAKAKKLAAEKLNIPWPITTAQKTSSEVQVLIQEELPEDSSDEEYNPEHDKQSDDDREEYIEHVENTSSSDVESQTSMSKNNKDTTSESQTSSHVQYDPEGIFKIPVVPPVSTVEESIGQRTRSKLSLSETSLEEIEQAFIPPDITADMTDWDCDLDEDWDNFLKEFTKPLRQEPIIEDDPEADPEYNILEDEETDLLDKEELRTDKAVEVPREEPYDLIAELLELTPMFLTQEEEQEISRKKKTPYNITPPIDNNTMDCSMAELLPALAEPEQPYLMKPEQHLLLATQFRQHVQLMTQHFAMTFMHPEYHYLSEICKQNLIGLRHLGTGPNSAFNVENLEEALKLVSTWEHNFSDVKFYINLKKNTTMDIHKTKSYRVNKYRDIDPFHPELEKLFVESKALMYPQLLPHMPFINGFKSHVKSAKYFKSEETLIALGIEQFLPFVASKPKKFKSKQMQLSDAVQLICHYMLPCRDAQGVLYHIKKRRVAKDSNPIKHYFEKTRAPTIIHYITTENTPKAPKDQPMEFLPLRWQTYLSNQNNYKNNLVKSTYILDSNGNLGKAINMNSIVRSYPSVSNNHPLRNPVVNMLPKILPATLNPRATSTSDKVDTSIKRNSKLNDNNDGNEKNTFDNVQSPEVHVETNKTHISLRSSSKRNNADVKAKQTDKLLDKNDTIVTRSSKVSENLSQMSAASPQIRKTTPRLAKMKSAQNMKLMAQALGSKSSSTSGTLKSKEKDNADKNNDEHCAVSKVDNEEEIAELMLASTTIIKDPVSRKKAKQTRELEIIKRLLKAEDPLTEEEREAKFAASYLQKLHLTVQSNNPETFKAVIQLYLDYSEKLENINQAVVDASFPEELSTETSQNNAIKKDILTVQLYQDICKKLQNYPEMCSDFLLFLKPHQAAMIGKSIEYMMLQKMKDFVHVAQIYFAKQPSRIAKMMQAITQLSSDPHTTLENVHAVMSPVFKGHPFVMDLFLQVLPTAKPPESLFAPHMFENLTCPLGPYDKNITYTENAPELYENIELPTIAYQDDPYGGENCKCDCHMDDANLKNNSEHCVSCGTRFLNGRIYLQTPEGLRPAKITFPGEDQEKLENIARVSLKVADKGVPPISSKKRRKPSKNNPNHEDICQKQCVTKYLPLKENEDNEKTIAKSKKNVKFALKVDQDQRKVLKRRSTADDAIANKKMRMTQCKNKREKKTEETDTLLETESNELDITEQEKPNEFTEIETKNCTQLSMQDNTLDSEINTQVALGVNNSTDRNPNNRNAGIETVVTTTAIEDSVQSKSHLMNSKPWTRQEDMFLLQSIKKEYSENSFLLISEQLKNRTVNQVKERCQILLSLLEKML, encoded by the exons atggaGAAATCCACGAGTAAATCTACGCAAAATGAAACTGATACGTTGACAACTCCCATGTATTCGTCTCTTTCACGTATTCATATCGAATCGGAGGAATCGAAatacattgttaaaaaatcaatttgcaatttgtcTTTTTCAATCAACTTTGACTTTAATGATGTCAATAGCGAAAATTCTACTGATTCCGAAAATGCCGATTTACAAATAGATATATCTGAAGTAGATAACTATGATTTATCTAGCAAGCATAAAAGAGAAGCTATTGACGAAGCATCGGTACTTAATGAAATGGAAGAAGAGATTGAAAGACAACTTGATGCTAAAGCTGCCAAAACTAATTTAACTGCCACTAATGTTAAGAATATATTGAAACATGTAATCCCTTATGAGCATTTAATGACAATGATACAAAAATGGCTTCAAGATACAGTGAACGACAACTTTGGACCTAAACTGACAAGAGCTAAAGCCAA AAAATTAGCAGCTGAAAAACTCAATATACCATGGCCTATTACTACAGCACAAAAAACTTCTTCAGAAGTACAAGTGTTAATTCAAGAGGAATTACCAGAAGATTCGTCTGATGAAGAATATAATCCTGAGCATGATAAACAGAGTGATGATGATAGAGAAGAATATATAGAACATGTAGAGAATACATCAAGTAGCGATGTAGAGTCACAAACATCAATGTcaaagaataataaagatacaaCTTCTGAATCACAAACATCATCACACGTACAATATGATCCTGAAGGAATTTTCAAGATACCAGT tgTACCACCTGTTTCGACGGTAGAAGAGAGTATTGGTCAAAGAACACGTTCTAAATTATCCTTAAGCGAAACTTCTTTAGAGGAAATAGAACAAGCATTTATACCACCTGATATAACTGCTGATATGACTGATTGGGATTGCGATCTTGATGAAGACTGggataatttcttaaaagaaTTTACTAAACCCTTGAGACAAGAACCAATTATAGAAGATGATCCAGAAGCAGATCCAGAATATAACATCTTGGAGGATGAGGAAACAGATTTAT tggACAAGGAAGAGCTCAGGACAGATAAAGCAGTAGAAGTTCCTCGTGAAGAACCATATGATTTAATTGCAGAATTGCTCGAATTAACTCCTATGTTTTTAACACAAGAAGAAGAGCAAGAAATAtctagaaaaaagaaaactccATATAACATAACTCCGCcaattgataataatactatg gATTGTTCTATGGCGGAACTGTTACCAGCACTTGCAGAACCTGAACAGCCATACTTAATGAAACCTGAACAGCATCTTTTATTAGCTACACAATTTCGGCAACATGTACAATTAATGACACAACACTTTGCTATGACTTTTATGCATCCGGAATATCATTACCTATCAGAAATATGCAAGCAGAACTTAATTGGCTTGAG ACATTTAGGTACTGGGCCTAATTCTGCATTTAACGTGGAAAATTTAGAAGAAGCTTTAAAACTAGTGTCAACTTGGGAGCACAACTTTTCTGATgttaaattctatataaacTTGAAAAAGAATACAACAATGGACATTCATAAAACTAAATCGTATCGTGTAAATAAGTACAGAGATATTGATCCATTTCATCCTGAGttagagaaattatttgttgaaagTAAGGCTCTTATGTACCCGCAACTTCTACCACATATGCCTTTTATAAATGGATTTAAAAGTCATGTCAAAAGTGccaaatatttcaaatcgGAAGAAAC cTTAATTGCGTTGGGTATAGAACAGTTTTTACCGTTTGTTGCATCTaaaccaaaaaaatttaaaagtaaacaaaTGCAATTAAGTGATGCAGTTCAACTTATTTGCCATTATATGTTACCATGCAGAGATGCGCAAGGagtattatatcatattaaaaaacgtCGTGTTGCTAAAGATTCCAATCCAAttaaa cattattttgaaaaaacacGCGCTCCTACTATAATACATTACATAACAACGGAAAATACTCCAAAAGCTCCAAAAGATCAACCAATGGAGTTTCTACCTCTAAGATGGCAAACATATCTCAGTAAT caaaacaattataaaaacaatttggTAAAAAGTACATATATACTTGATTCAAATGGTAATCTTGGGAAAGCGATAAACATGAATTCAATCGTGAGATCATATCCCAGTGTTTCTAATAATCATCCCTTGCGAAATCCAGTTGTAAATATGTTGCCAAAAATATTACCTGCAACTTTAAACCCCAGAGCTACTTCAACTTCGGATAAGGTTGATACTTccattaaaagaaattctaaACTCAACGATAACAACGATGGCAACGAGAAAAACACATTTGATAATGTTCAGAGCCCTGAGGTGCATGTAGAAACGAATAAAACGCACATAAGTCTCCGTAGCTCTTCAAAAAGGAATAATGCAGATGTAAAGGCAAAGCAGACAGATAAATTGCTAGACAAAAATGATACTATAGTAACTAGAAGCTCAAAAGTATCtgaaaatttatcacaaatgTCAGCAGCGTCACCACAAATACGTAAGACTACGCCCCGATTAGCAAAAATGAAAAGTGCTCAAAATATGAAACTGATGGCACAAGCTTTAGGTTCAAAAAGTTCATCTACTTCTGGTACCTTAAAATCTAAAGAAAAGGATAACGCTGATAAAAACAACGATGAACATTGTGCTGTGTCAAAAGTT GACAATGAAGAAGAAATAGCAGAATTAATGCTGGCCAGTAccacaataataaaagatcCTGTGAGTAGGAAAAAGGCTAAACAAACTAGAGAattggaaattattaaaagattactGAAAGCTGAAGACCCATTAACTGAAGAAGAACGTGAAGCAA aATTTGCAGCATCGTATCTTCAAAAACTGCATTTGACAGTTCAATCTAATAATCCAGAAACATTTAAAGCCGTGATACAATTGTATTTAGACTACAGTgagaaattagaaaatattaaccaAGCAGTTGTTGATGCATCGTTTCCTGAAGAACTTTCAACGGAAACGTcacaaaataatgcaataaaaaaagacatacTAACAGTTCAATTGTATCAAGATATCTGCAAAAAGTTGCAGAATTATCCAGAAATGTGTTCagattttctgttatttttaaagcCACATCAAGCCGCAATGATTGGTAAATCCATAGAATATATGatgttacaaaaaatgaaagattttGTTCATGttgcacaaatatattttgctaaaCAACCGTCACGGATAGCAAAAATGATGCAAGCCATTACACAACTTTCATCTGATCCGCACACAACTTTGGAAAATGTTCATGCTGTTATGAGTCCTGTTTTTAAAGGCCATCCATTCGTTATGGATTTATTCTTGCAAGTCCTGCCGACTGCAAAACCTCCTGAAAG CTTATTTGCACCTCACATGTTTGAAAACTTGACATGTCCATTAGGAccttatgataaaaatataacttatacTGAAAACGCACCAGAGTTATATGAGAATATAGAATTACCTACAATAGCTTATCAGGATGATCCATACGGTGGGGAGAATTGTAAGTGTGATTGTCACATGGACGAtgcaaatcttaaaaataattcagagCATTGTGTCTCCTGTGGTACACGG TTTCTTAATGGAAGGATTTATCTCCAAACTCCTGAAGGATTACGACCAGCGAAAATTACGTTTCCTGGCGAAGATCaggaaaaattggaaaatatcgCACGCGTATCGTTGAAAGTTGCTGACAAAGGTGTTCCGCCAATTTCATCTAAAAAACGACGAAAACCATCCAAAAATAATCCTAATCACGAAGATATTTGCCAGAAGCAATGCGTGACAAAGTACTTGCCActaaaagaaaatgaagatAATGAAAAAACAATAGCAAAATCTAAGAAGAATGTCAAATTTGCACTTAAAGTAGATCAAGATcaaagaaaagttttaaaaaggaGGAGCACTGCGGATGATGCaattgcgaataaaaaaatgcgtatGACTCAATGCAAGAATAAACGAGAAAAGAAGACTGAAGAAACAGACACTTTGTTAGAAACAGAAAGCAATGAACTTGATATTACGGAGCAAGAAAAACCAAATGAGTTTACTGAAATAGAAACCAAGAATTGTACGCAATTATCAATGCAAGATAATACATTAGATTCCGAAATCAATACACAAGTTGCTTTAGGTGTAAACAACAGCACAGATCGTAATCCAA atAATAGAAATGCAGGTATAGAAACGGTAGTTACGACAACGGCAATCGAAGATAGCGTGCAATCAAAGTCTCATTTAATGAACAGTAAACCATGGACACGTCAGGAAGATATGTTTCTACTACAAAGTATCAAGAAGGAATATTCTGAAAATTCATTTCTACTCATTAgtgaacaattaaaaaatcgcaCGGTTAATcag GTGAAAGAGAGATGTCAAATTTTGCTTTCTTTACTCgagaaaatgttataa
- the mute gene encoding uncharacterized protein mute isoform X1: MEKSTSKSTQNETDTLTTPMYSSLSRIHIESEESKYIVKKSICNLSFSINFDFNDVNSENSTDSENADLQIDISEVDNYDLSSKHKREAIDEASVLNEMEEEIERQLDAKAAKTNLTATNVKNILKHVIPYEHLMTMIQKWLQDTVNDNFGPKLTRAKAKKLAAEKLNIPWPITTAQKTSSEVQVLIQEELPEDSSDEEYNPEHDKQSDDDREEYIEHVENTSSSDVESQTSMSKNNKDTTSESQTSSHVQYDPEGIFKIPVVPPVSTVEESIGQRTRSKLSLSETSLEEIEQAFIPPDITADMTDWDCDLDEDWDNFLKEFTKPLRQEPIIEDDPEADPEYNILEDEETDLLDKEELRTDKAVEVPREEPYDLIAELLELTPMFLTQEEEQEISRKKKTPYNITPPIDNNTMDCSMAELLPALAEPEQPYLMKPEQHLLLATQFRQHVQLMTQHFAMTFMHPEYHYLSEICKQNLIGLRHLGTGPNSAFNVENLEEALKLVSTWEHNFSDVKFYINLKKNTTMDIHKTKSYRVNKYRDIDPFHPELEKLFVESKALMYPQLLPHMPFINGFKSHVKSAKYFKSEETLIALGIEQFLPFVASKPKKFKSKQMQLSDAVQLICHYMLPCRDAQGVLYHIKKRRVAKDSNPIKHYFEKTRAPTIIHYITTENTPKAPKDQPMEFLPLRWQTYLSNQNNYKNNLVKSTYILDSNGNLGKAINMNSIVRSYPSVSNNHPLRNPVVNMLPKILPATLNPRATSTSDKVDTSIKRNSKLNDNNDGNEKNTFDNVQSPEVHVETNKTHISLRSSSKRNNADVKAKQTDKLLDKNDTIVTRSSKVSENLSQMSAASPQIRKTTPRLAKMKSAQNMKLMAQALGSKSSSTSGTLKSKEKDNADKNNDEHCAVSKVDNEEEIAELMLASTTIIKDPVSRKKAKQTRELEIIKRLLKAEDPLTEEEREAKFAASYLQKLHLTVQSNNPETFKAVIQLYLDYSEKLENINQAVVDASFPEELSTETSQNNAIKKDILTVQLYQDICKKLQNYPEMCSDFLLFLKPHQAAMIGKSIEYMMLQKMKDFVHVAQIYFAKQPSRIAKMMQAITQLSSDPHTTLENVHAVMSPVFKGHPFVMDLFLQVLPTAKPPESLFAPHMFENLTCPLGPYDKNITYTENAPELYENIELPTIAYQDDPYGGENCKCDCHMDDANLKNNSEHCVSCGTRFLNGRIYLQTPEGLRPAKITFPGEDQEKLENIARVSLKVADKGVPPISSKKRRKPSKNNPNHEDICQKQCVTKYLPLKENEDNEKTIAKSKKNVKFALKVDQDQRKVLKRRSTADDAIANKKMRMTQCKNKREKKTEETDTLLETESNELDITEQEKPNEFTEIETKNCTQLSMQDNTLDSEINTQVALGVNNSTDRNPKVIYFTLDNRNAGIETVVTTTAIEDSVQSKSHLMNSKPWTRQEDMFLLQSIKKEYSENSFLLISEQLKNRTVNQVKERCQILLSLLEKML, translated from the exons atggaGAAATCCACGAGTAAATCTACGCAAAATGAAACTGATACGTTGACAACTCCCATGTATTCGTCTCTTTCACGTATTCATATCGAATCGGAGGAATCGAAatacattgttaaaaaatcaatttgcaatttgtcTTTTTCAATCAACTTTGACTTTAATGATGTCAATAGCGAAAATTCTACTGATTCCGAAAATGCCGATTTACAAATAGATATATCTGAAGTAGATAACTATGATTTATCTAGCAAGCATAAAAGAGAAGCTATTGACGAAGCATCGGTACTTAATGAAATGGAAGAAGAGATTGAAAGACAACTTGATGCTAAAGCTGCCAAAACTAATTTAACTGCCACTAATGTTAAGAATATATTGAAACATGTAATCCCTTATGAGCATTTAATGACAATGATACAAAAATGGCTTCAAGATACAGTGAACGACAACTTTGGACCTAAACTGACAAGAGCTAAAGCCAA AAAATTAGCAGCTGAAAAACTCAATATACCATGGCCTATTACTACAGCACAAAAAACTTCTTCAGAAGTACAAGTGTTAATTCAAGAGGAATTACCAGAAGATTCGTCTGATGAAGAATATAATCCTGAGCATGATAAACAGAGTGATGATGATAGAGAAGAATATATAGAACATGTAGAGAATACATCAAGTAGCGATGTAGAGTCACAAACATCAATGTcaaagaataataaagatacaaCTTCTGAATCACAAACATCATCACACGTACAATATGATCCTGAAGGAATTTTCAAGATACCAGT tgTACCACCTGTTTCGACGGTAGAAGAGAGTATTGGTCAAAGAACACGTTCTAAATTATCCTTAAGCGAAACTTCTTTAGAGGAAATAGAACAAGCATTTATACCACCTGATATAACTGCTGATATGACTGATTGGGATTGCGATCTTGATGAAGACTGggataatttcttaaaagaaTTTACTAAACCCTTGAGACAAGAACCAATTATAGAAGATGATCCAGAAGCAGATCCAGAATATAACATCTTGGAGGATGAGGAAACAGATTTAT tggACAAGGAAGAGCTCAGGACAGATAAAGCAGTAGAAGTTCCTCGTGAAGAACCATATGATTTAATTGCAGAATTGCTCGAATTAACTCCTATGTTTTTAACACAAGAAGAAGAGCAAGAAATAtctagaaaaaagaaaactccATATAACATAACTCCGCcaattgataataatactatg gATTGTTCTATGGCGGAACTGTTACCAGCACTTGCAGAACCTGAACAGCCATACTTAATGAAACCTGAACAGCATCTTTTATTAGCTACACAATTTCGGCAACATGTACAATTAATGACACAACACTTTGCTATGACTTTTATGCATCCGGAATATCATTACCTATCAGAAATATGCAAGCAGAACTTAATTGGCTTGAG ACATTTAGGTACTGGGCCTAATTCTGCATTTAACGTGGAAAATTTAGAAGAAGCTTTAAAACTAGTGTCAACTTGGGAGCACAACTTTTCTGATgttaaattctatataaacTTGAAAAAGAATACAACAATGGACATTCATAAAACTAAATCGTATCGTGTAAATAAGTACAGAGATATTGATCCATTTCATCCTGAGttagagaaattatttgttgaaagTAAGGCTCTTATGTACCCGCAACTTCTACCACATATGCCTTTTATAAATGGATTTAAAAGTCATGTCAAAAGTGccaaatatttcaaatcgGAAGAAAC cTTAATTGCGTTGGGTATAGAACAGTTTTTACCGTTTGTTGCATCTaaaccaaaaaaatttaaaagtaaacaaaTGCAATTAAGTGATGCAGTTCAACTTATTTGCCATTATATGTTACCATGCAGAGATGCGCAAGGagtattatatcatattaaaaaacgtCGTGTTGCTAAAGATTCCAATCCAAttaaa cattattttgaaaaaacacGCGCTCCTACTATAATACATTACATAACAACGGAAAATACTCCAAAAGCTCCAAAAGATCAACCAATGGAGTTTCTACCTCTAAGATGGCAAACATATCTCAGTAAT caaaacaattataaaaacaatttggTAAAAAGTACATATATACTTGATTCAAATGGTAATCTTGGGAAAGCGATAAACATGAATTCAATCGTGAGATCATATCCCAGTGTTTCTAATAATCATCCCTTGCGAAATCCAGTTGTAAATATGTTGCCAAAAATATTACCTGCAACTTTAAACCCCAGAGCTACTTCAACTTCGGATAAGGTTGATACTTccattaaaagaaattctaaACTCAACGATAACAACGATGGCAACGAGAAAAACACATTTGATAATGTTCAGAGCCCTGAGGTGCATGTAGAAACGAATAAAACGCACATAAGTCTCCGTAGCTCTTCAAAAAGGAATAATGCAGATGTAAAGGCAAAGCAGACAGATAAATTGCTAGACAAAAATGATACTATAGTAACTAGAAGCTCAAAAGTATCtgaaaatttatcacaaatgTCAGCAGCGTCACCACAAATACGTAAGACTACGCCCCGATTAGCAAAAATGAAAAGTGCTCAAAATATGAAACTGATGGCACAAGCTTTAGGTTCAAAAAGTTCATCTACTTCTGGTACCTTAAAATCTAAAGAAAAGGATAACGCTGATAAAAACAACGATGAACATTGTGCTGTGTCAAAAGTT GACAATGAAGAAGAAATAGCAGAATTAATGCTGGCCAGTAccacaataataaaagatcCTGTGAGTAGGAAAAAGGCTAAACAAACTAGAGAattggaaattattaaaagattactGAAAGCTGAAGACCCATTAACTGAAGAAGAACGTGAAGCAA aATTTGCAGCATCGTATCTTCAAAAACTGCATTTGACAGTTCAATCTAATAATCCAGAAACATTTAAAGCCGTGATACAATTGTATTTAGACTACAGTgagaaattagaaaatattaaccaAGCAGTTGTTGATGCATCGTTTCCTGAAGAACTTTCAACGGAAACGTcacaaaataatgcaataaaaaaagacatacTAACAGTTCAATTGTATCAAGATATCTGCAAAAAGTTGCAGAATTATCCAGAAATGTGTTCagattttctgttatttttaaagcCACATCAAGCCGCAATGATTGGTAAATCCATAGAATATATGatgttacaaaaaatgaaagattttGTTCATGttgcacaaatatattttgctaaaCAACCGTCACGGATAGCAAAAATGATGCAAGCCATTACACAACTTTCATCTGATCCGCACACAACTTTGGAAAATGTTCATGCTGTTATGAGTCCTGTTTTTAAAGGCCATCCATTCGTTATGGATTTATTCTTGCAAGTCCTGCCGACTGCAAAACCTCCTGAAAG CTTATTTGCACCTCACATGTTTGAAAACTTGACATGTCCATTAGGAccttatgataaaaatataacttatacTGAAAACGCACCAGAGTTATATGAGAATATAGAATTACCTACAATAGCTTATCAGGATGATCCATACGGTGGGGAGAATTGTAAGTGTGATTGTCACATGGACGAtgcaaatcttaaaaataattcagagCATTGTGTCTCCTGTGGTACACGG TTTCTTAATGGAAGGATTTATCTCCAAACTCCTGAAGGATTACGACCAGCGAAAATTACGTTTCCTGGCGAAGATCaggaaaaattggaaaatatcgCACGCGTATCGTTGAAAGTTGCTGACAAAGGTGTTCCGCCAATTTCATCTAAAAAACGACGAAAACCATCCAAAAATAATCCTAATCACGAAGATATTTGCCAGAAGCAATGCGTGACAAAGTACTTGCCActaaaagaaaatgaagatAATGAAAAAACAATAGCAAAATCTAAGAAGAATGTCAAATTTGCACTTAAAGTAGATCAAGATcaaagaaaagttttaaaaaggaGGAGCACTGCGGATGATGCaattgcgaataaaaaaatgcgtatGACTCAATGCAAGAATAAACGAGAAAAGAAGACTGAAGAAACAGACACTTTGTTAGAAACAGAAAGCAATGAACTTGATATTACGGAGCAAGAAAAACCAAATGAGTTTACTGAAATAGAAACCAAGAATTGTACGCAATTATCAATGCAAGATAATACATTAGATTCCGAAATCAATACACAAGTTGCTTTAGGTGTAAACAACAGCACAGATCGTAATCCAA aggttatatattttactttagatAATAGAAATGCAGGTATAGAAACGGTAGTTACGACAACGGCAATCGAAGATAGCGTGCAATCAAAGTCTCATTTAATGAACAGTAAACCATGGACACGTCAGGAAGATATGTTTCTACTACAAAGTATCAAGAAGGAATATTCTGAAAATTCATTTCTACTCATTAgtgaacaattaaaaaatcgcaCGGTTAATcag GTGAAAGAGAGATGTCAAATTTTGCTTTCTTTACTCgagaaaatgttataa